One part of the Musa acuminata AAA Group cultivar baxijiao chromosome BXJ1-5, Cavendish_Baxijiao_AAA, whole genome shotgun sequence genome encodes these proteins:
- the LOC135674882 gene encoding bidirectional sugar transporter SWEET1a-like — protein sequence MEVLKFLFGIFGNATALFLFLSPVVTFRRIVRKRSTEDFSGVPYNVTFLNCLLFAWYGLPFVSPNNILVSTINGTGAAIEAVYVIIFLAFAPKKVRARMAGLFALVLSIFAVIALVSLLALRGQDRKVFCGVAATFFSICMYASPLSIMRLVIRTKSVEYMPFLLSLFVFVSGTLWFIYGLLGHDPFVTVPNGCGSALGAMQLVLYAVYRKNKGGGDADGKMVEMNGEKPPKNDAVSAEKTPHHPMEEQVLECAVRR from the exons ATGGAGGTGTTGAAGTTTCTGTTTGGCATCTTTG GTAATGCCACTGCTCTTTTCCTGTTCTTATCTCCAGT TGTCACGTTCCGGAGGATCGTCAGGAAACGATCGACCGAGGACTTCTCAGGTGTTCCCTACAACGTGACCTTCCTcaattgcctcctctttgcttg GTATGGATTGCCATTCGTGTCACCAAACAACATCCTGGTGTCGACGATCAACGGCACCGGGGCAGCCATCGAGGCGGTGTACGTGATCATCTTCCTCGCGTTTGCTCCCAAGAAGGTGAGGGCTCGCATGGCGGGGCTGTTTGCGTTGGTGCTCTCCATCTTCGCCGTCATCGCTCTCGTCTCCCTGCTCGCCCTTCGTGGACAGGACCGCAAGGTCTTCTGTGGCGTCGCCGCCACCTTCTTCTCCATCTGCATGTACGCCTCGCCCCTGTCCATCATG AGATTGGTGATCAGGACCAAAAGCGTGGAGTACATGCCATTCCTGCTCTCCTTGTTCGTGTTCGTGTCGGGCACATTGTGGTTCATCTACGGATTGCTTGGCCATGATCCATTTGTGACG GTGCCGAATGGGTGCGGCAGCGCGTTGGGGGCGATGCAGCTGGTGCTGTACGCGGTCTACAGGAAGAACAAGGGAGGCGGCGACGCCGATGGCAAGATGGTGGAGATGAACGGAGAGAAGCCTCCAAAGAACGACGCCGTGAGCGCGGAGAAGACGCCTCACCACCCCATGGAAGAACAGGTGTTAGAGTGTGCAGTGAGAAGGTGA